One window of the Staphylococcus equorum genome contains the following:
- a CDS encoding DeoR/GlpR family DNA-binding transcription regulator — MKMYADERREHIYTYIKSHKRATVKQLSDYLSVTEATVRSDLRRLEGENKVTRTHGGAKVTENMTSKLNFSYRLTQKHSEKYKISKYALKKIEPQQCIMIDASSTTYELAKLLAETTMELTIITNGLENAVLLKENPHLTVLVVGGFVSQDSNAITGNIDSQILEMYHIDYFFLSANGFTLDNGLTDFSLPEVQLKKQMVRESENVIALIDKSKFDISSTLSFAKISDITEVITDEPPTQKWTHDVPFTLTIAH; from the coding sequence ATGAAAATGTACGCGGATGAACGAAGAGAGCATATATATACTTATATAAAATCACATAAACGTGCGACTGTTAAACAGCTTTCAGATTATTTAAGTGTGACAGAAGCAACTGTTAGGAGTGATCTTAGACGTTTAGAAGGTGAAAACAAAGTCACTCGAACACACGGTGGTGCAAAAGTAACTGAAAATATGACATCTAAATTAAACTTTTCTTATCGTCTGACACAAAAACATAGTGAAAAGTATAAAATTAGTAAATATGCATTAAAAAAGATTGAACCACAACAGTGCATTATGATTGATGCAAGCTCTACAACATATGAATTAGCAAAATTATTAGCAGAAACTACGATGGAACTTACAATTATTACAAACGGTTTAGAAAATGCGGTACTTTTAAAAGAGAACCCACATTTAACTGTTCTAGTAGTTGGAGGATTTGTTTCGCAAGACTCAAATGCTATTACTGGTAATATAGATTCACAAATATTAGAAATGTATCATATTGATTATTTCTTTTTATCCGCAAATGGCTTTACACTTGATAATGGATTAACAGACTTCTCACTACCTGAAGTTCAATTAAAAAAACAAATGGTGCGAGAAAGTGAAAATGTAATTGCACTTATTGATAAAAGTAAATTCGATATTTCTTCTACACTTTCCTTTGCAAAAATCAGTGATATCACCGAAGTTATAACAGATGAACCACCAACTCAAAAATGGACACATGACGTCCCTTTCACGCTCACAATTGCACACTAA
- a CDS encoding MDR/zinc-dependent alcohol dehydrogenase-like family protein → MTKKNYPEKMNAVVAYAPGEYKYETVDTPTIDNPKEIVVKVEACGICAGDIKAYDGAPSFWGDETQPSYIKAPMIPGHEFIARIVEKGDEVTDFEIGDRVISEQIVPCWDCRFCNHGQYWMCEKHDLYGFQNNVNGGMAEYMKFTKEAINYKVPEDMPIEKAILIEPYACSLHAVQRANVKLGDFVVLSGAGTLGLGMVGAAKKSGAETLVVLDMKDDRLELAKKFGADIVMNPSKVDVVKEIKALTEGYGCDTYIEATGHPKSVEQGLSAIRKLGRFVEFSVFADPVTVDWSIISDRKELDLMGSHLGPYCYPLVIDGIAKGDFPTDGVVTHQLSLKDFEEGFELMKKGDQSLKIVLVP, encoded by the coding sequence ATGACAAAGAAAAATTATCCGGAAAAAATGAATGCTGTTGTAGCTTATGCACCTGGAGAATATAAATATGAAACTGTAGATACGCCAACAATTGATAATCCTAAGGAAATTGTCGTTAAAGTAGAAGCTTGCGGCATTTGCGCAGGCGATATCAAAGCATATGATGGGGCACCTAGCTTTTGGGGTGATGAAACACAGCCGTCATATATCAAGGCACCGATGATACCTGGACATGAATTTATCGCACGCATTGTAGAAAAAGGAGATGAAGTTACAGATTTTGAAATTGGTGATCGTGTAATTTCTGAACAAATTGTACCTTGTTGGGATTGTAGATTTTGTAATCATGGTCAGTATTGGATGTGTGAAAAACATGATTTATATGGCTTCCAAAACAATGTAAACGGCGGTATGGCAGAATATATGAAATTTACGAAAGAAGCAATTAATTATAAAGTGCCAGAAGATATGCCGATTGAAAAAGCGATTTTAATTGAACCTTACGCATGTAGTCTACACGCTGTACAACGTGCGAATGTTAAACTCGGTGATTTCGTTGTGTTATCTGGTGCAGGAACTTTAGGACTAGGCATGGTGGGCGCTGCTAAAAAATCAGGTGCTGAAACGTTAGTAGTGCTAGATATGAAAGATGATCGTTTAGAATTAGCGAAAAAATTTGGCGCTGATATTGTTATGAATCCATCAAAAGTAGATGTCGTCAAAGAAATCAAAGCACTGACTGAAGGGTATGGTTGTGATACTTACATCGAAGCCACCGGTCATCCTAAATCAGTAGAGCAAGGTTTGAGTGCAATCAGAAAATTAGGCCGTTTTGTAGAATTTTCAGTATTTGCTGATCCCGTTACAGTGGATTGGAGTATTATATCAGACCGTAAAGAATTAGACTTGATGGGTAGCCATTTAGGACCTTATTGTTATCCGCTTGTTATCGATGGTATAGCAAAAGGAGATTTCCCAACAGACGGCGTTGTGACGCATCAATTATCACTTAAAGATTTTGAGGAAGGTTTTGAACTAATGAAAAAAGGTGATCAATCATTAAAAATTGTTCTGGTACCTTAA
- a CDS encoding dihydroxyacetone kinase subunit DhaK, translating to MKKMINNPDNVIEELMTGYVIAYPDYIRRSKLHQRALIGKKRNTNRKVSVLIGGGSGHEPAFLGYVGKGMADGVAVGNIFASPSPIPIQAVTKEISEGHGVLYIYGNYAGDLMNFEMASEMTEIEDDIKTAVVIGNDDVASSKDIDDRRGIAGELLVYKAAGAAADFGYDLEEVRRIAQLANDCTRSMGIGLSPCYLPQTGKPSFDLEANEMEIGLGHHGEPGIEKTTIRTAKETVHVIMQNILKEGLYSANDEVIVLVNGLGATSQMELYIINKEVDEILKEQNIKTYKSYVGNFITSMEMGGFSVSLMKLDETLKTCMDHPVDCPNFKEV from the coding sequence ATGAAAAAGATGATTAATAACCCCGATAATGTCATTGAAGAGTTAATGACTGGTTATGTGATTGCCTACCCTGACTATATTAGACGTTCAAAACTTCACCAAAGGGCGTTAATTGGAAAAAAACGCAATACTAATCGAAAAGTAAGTGTATTAATAGGTGGTGGCTCAGGACATGAACCAGCGTTCCTAGGTTATGTAGGGAAAGGCATGGCAGACGGTGTCGCTGTCGGTAATATATTTGCTTCTCCATCTCCTATTCCAATACAAGCTGTAACTAAAGAAATAAGTGAAGGTCACGGTGTGTTATACATTTATGGTAATTACGCGGGAGATTTGATGAACTTTGAAATGGCTAGTGAAATGACTGAAATAGAAGATGATATCAAAACTGCAGTGGTCATAGGTAATGATGATGTTGCGTCTTCAAAAGATATTGATGATCGTAGAGGGATAGCTGGAGAGTTGTTAGTGTATAAGGCAGCAGGCGCAGCAGCTGATTTTGGTTATGACTTAGAAGAGGTAAGACGTATTGCCCAATTAGCTAATGATTGTACCCGTTCAATGGGTATTGGTTTAAGCCCGTGCTACTTACCTCAAACTGGAAAACCAAGTTTTGATTTAGAAGCGAATGAAATGGAAATTGGTTTAGGCCATCATGGTGAGCCTGGTATTGAAAAAACAACAATTCGCACAGCAAAAGAAACAGTTCATGTGATTATGCAAAATATTTTAAAAGAAGGACTATACAGCGCCAATGATGAAGTGATTGTATTGGTTAATGGCTTAGGTGCAACCTCTCAAATGGAACTGTACATCATAAATAAAGAGGTAGATGAAATTTTAAAAGAACAAAACATTAAAACATATAAATCTTATGTAGGTAATTTTATAACTTCAATGGAAATGGGCGGCTTTTCGGTGAGTTTAATGAAATTAGATGAAACGTTGAAAACTTGTATGGATCATCCAGTAGATTGCCCAAACTTTAAAGAAGTGTAG
- the dhaL gene encoding dihydroxyacetone kinase subunit DhaL has protein sequence MALTSQSFKQYILALTTLFEEQQDILCELDRKIGDGDHGVTMNIGYQAVQKTIINELQTQNDIAKISVAVGKSFLDAVGSSVGPLYASGYLKAAVAVKNKTELDDVALYQFWIAFSKGIKDRGKAEIGDKTMIDTLDPFYKSLETSLNKDEPFGDAFNKALVKAKSGMDSTKEIISNKGRSKRLGYRAQGHVDPGATSSYLMLETFKSFI, from the coding sequence ATGGCGTTGACGAGTCAATCATTTAAACAATATATCTTAGCGTTAACAACTTTATTTGAAGAACAACAAGATATCCTTTGTGAATTGGATAGAAAAATTGGTGATGGTGACCATGGTGTAACGATGAATATTGGTTATCAAGCTGTACAAAAAACGATAATTAATGAATTGCAAACACAAAATGATATCGCAAAAATTAGCGTTGCAGTCGGTAAAAGCTTTTTAGATGCAGTTGGTTCTTCAGTGGGTCCACTCTATGCTTCTGGTTATCTTAAGGCGGCTGTTGCAGTAAAAAACAAAACTGAATTAGATGATGTAGCATTATATCAATTTTGGATTGCTTTTAGTAAAGGTATTAAAGATAGAGGTAAAGCTGAAATCGGAGATAAGACAATGATAGATACGCTTGACCCGTTTTATAAATCTTTAGAAACCTCACTAAATAAGGATGAACCATTTGGGGACGCTTTTAATAAAGCACTGGTGAAAGCGAAGTCTGGAATGGATAGCACGAAAGAGATTATTTCTAATAAAGGACGTTCTAAAAGACTAGGTTATCGTGCCCAAGGACATGTTGATCCAGGCGCGACATCTTCGTATCTTATGTTAGAAACTTTTAAATCATTTATTTAA
- the rpiB gene encoding ribose 5-phosphate isomerase B has product MKIAIGADHNGYELKEAVKVHVEQLGHEVEDFGCHQCAETDYPDVAAEVGKSIQQGQNERGILICGTGIGVAITANKLKGIRAALAHDYYSAERAQLSNNAQILAMGAQIVGIEVAKKNVEAYLNVTWEGGSQRKVDKIDQVENNENN; this is encoded by the coding sequence ATGAAAATAGCAATTGGTGCAGACCATAATGGTTATGAATTAAAAGAAGCGGTTAAAGTTCATGTCGAACAATTAGGACATGAGGTAGAAGATTTTGGTTGTCATCAATGTGCAGAAACTGACTATCCAGATGTAGCTGCTGAAGTAGGTAAAAGCATTCAACAAGGACAAAACGAAAGAGGCATCTTAATTTGTGGTACGGGGATTGGCGTAGCAATCACCGCTAATAAACTCAAAGGCATTCGTGCAGCGCTTGCACATGATTATTACTCTGCAGAACGTGCACAATTAAGTAATAACGCACAAATTTTGGCAATGGGCGCTCAAATTGTTGGTATAGAAGTCGCTAAAAAGAATGTTGAAGCTTATCTCAATGTAACTTGGGAAGGCGGTTCACAGCGTAAAGTGGATAAAATAGACCAAGTTGAAAATAATGAAAACAACTAA
- a CDS encoding copper resistance CopC/CopD family protein yields the protein MQLSIRFPKATMSIFFITIIIVFMALTQQVSAHATLEKVTPNANSVVNEQPGEIELQFNEPVHAQYSSVQIFDDTGSEIAEVKPSTTGSSQTLSFTVDELEKGTHNVKWQTMSADGHEISDTFEFSIGKETANGIDTTPPFYEKADFWFGALRFITEGLIITLSGLFLVNQLASRKGLLTFQSNQYIKPIVWMLMMLSVMTALVYMMTLSSDVVSDVLSLQTAALIQVPFVLTMVAIIVLLGLFTLKHMSESWYVFITILMLITLSMSGHAWSQSVSIWSILIRTVHIGGMSLWLGALIYLLLVIRAKSNQSSHAIRAFLLKLNTIAVALIIISGVLMSIDQTNILAIWTNIQTWSALLIVKVVLTLIMMTLGFYQTTRALGKQHRANKVTLYIELIMGIILILVGVIMSQINIPG from the coding sequence GTGCAACTGTCTATAAGATTTCCTAAAGCGACGATGTCTATATTTTTCATCACTATAATCATAGTGTTTATGGCATTAACGCAACAAGTGTCAGCACATGCTACACTTGAAAAAGTAACGCCAAACGCGAACAGCGTTGTAAATGAACAACCAGGAGAAATTGAACTACAATTTAATGAACCAGTACACGCACAATATTCGAGTGTGCAAATTTTTGATGATACTGGAAGCGAAATTGCTGAAGTGAAACCGAGTACAACGGGTTCTTCACAGACATTATCATTTACTGTGGATGAGTTAGAAAAAGGAACACATAATGTAAAATGGCAAACAATGTCAGCAGATGGTCACGAGATAAGCGATACGTTTGAATTTTCAATTGGTAAAGAAACTGCTAATGGAATTGATACGACACCACCATTTTACGAAAAAGCAGATTTTTGGTTTGGAGCATTACGCTTTATAACTGAAGGACTCATTATTACATTATCAGGCCTATTTCTAGTAAATCAATTGGCAAGTAGAAAAGGGTTATTAACATTTCAGTCTAATCAATATATTAAACCTATTGTATGGATGCTTATGATGCTATCAGTAATGACTGCTTTAGTTTATATGATGACACTTTCTTCAGATGTTGTTTCTGATGTATTATCATTACAAACAGCAGCACTAATACAAGTGCCATTTGTCTTAACGATGGTGGCCATTATAGTATTGTTAGGGCTATTTACATTGAAACACATGTCAGAGAGTTGGTATGTATTCATAACAATATTAATGCTAATCACATTGAGTATGTCTGGACACGCATGGTCTCAAAGCGTGTCTATTTGGTCGATTTTAATTAGAACAGTACATATAGGCGGGATGTCACTTTGGTTAGGTGCATTGATTTATTTACTCCTTGTCATACGTGCGAAATCAAATCAGAGTAGCCATGCTATCAGAGCATTTTTATTGAAATTAAATACGATTGCAGTAGCACTTATTATAATTTCTGGCGTATTGATGTCTATAGACCAAACAAATATATTAGCTATTTGGACTAATATACAAACATGGAGTGCATTGCTCATCGTTAAAGTGGTATTAACGCTCATCATGATGACACTAGGATTTTATCAAACGACACGAGCGTTAGGAAAACAACATCGCGCAAATAAAGTAACATTGTATATTGAATTAATTATGGGAATTATATTGATACTAGTTGGTGTAATTATGAGTCAAATCAATATTCCAGGATAA
- a CDS encoding YcnI family protein: MFKQIMAAIVACIIAVGFSKSADAHVTLNPDTSEPGSYEKYDVRVPVEKDANTTKIELKVPKELTVVGVEPNDQFDHKLTKDDDGNITKITWTAKDKGIGPNEFIDLPIQVANPEKEGEFKWDAYQTYDDGETVKWTGDEDAEKPAPITKVAKGNEDTAGSSQSSNGPIALWIVSIVAIILSLVAIFKKTTK, from the coding sequence ATGTTTAAACAAATTATGGCAGCAATCGTCGCATGTATCATTGCAGTGGGCTTTTCTAAAAGTGCAGATGCTCACGTAACGCTAAATCCAGATACGAGTGAACCGGGTTCATATGAAAAGTATGATGTCAGAGTTCCAGTCGAAAAAGATGCAAATACGACTAAAATTGAATTAAAAGTACCGAAAGAACTTACAGTAGTTGGTGTTGAACCTAATGATCAATTTGATCATAAATTAACTAAAGATGATGATGGTAATATTACGAAAATTACTTGGACGGCAAAAGATAAAGGCATTGGCCCAAATGAATTCATCGATTTACCAATCCAAGTGGCGAACCCTGAAAAAGAAGGCGAATTTAAATGGGATGCTTATCAAACATACGATGATGGTGAAACTGTTAAATGGACAGGAGATGAAGATGCAGAAAAACCAGCACCTATTACTAAAGTAGCTAAGGGGAACGAAGATACTGCTGGAAGCAGTCAATCTAGTAATGGCCCAATAGCACTATGGATTGTATCTATTGTTGCAATCATTTTGTCGTTAGTAGCAATCTTTAAAAAGACAACTAAATAA
- a CDS encoding DUF2871 domain-containing protein: MRRILYAFLVYTILGLLSGFYYRELTLAYDFTGETQLVVVHTHTLILGMFMHLILLPVTKVFNLSSYYLFNWFYIIFNLGVLTTIGMMFTKGTYQVIGKTVPESFAGFAGIGHTILTAGFILLFFLLKGAIIKDPKNEK, from the coding sequence ATGCGCAGAATATTGTATGCTTTTTTAGTCTATACAATCTTAGGTTTACTAAGTGGGTTTTATTATCGTGAATTAACATTAGCGTATGATTTTACTGGTGAAACGCAACTTGTAGTTGTACACACACATACGTTGATATTAGGCATGTTTATGCATCTTATTTTATTACCTGTAACAAAAGTCTTTAATTTAAGTAGTTATTATCTATTTAATTGGTTCTACATTATATTTAACCTAGGTGTATTAACAACAATAGGGATGATGTTTACTAAAGGGACATATCAAGTCATAGGTAAAACAGTACCAGAATCATTTGCAGGATTTGCTGGTATCGGACATACAATTTTAACAGCAGGATTTATTTTATTATTCTTCTTGTTAAAAGGTGCAATTATCAAAGATCCTAAAAATGAAAAATAA
- a CDS encoding NAD(P)/FAD-dependent oxidoreductase, which translates to MNDVIIIGGGPAGLYASFYAGLRGMSVRIIDIQDKLGGKMHVYPEKIIWDIGGLAPKPCGEVIKDTVTQGLHFNPEVNLEERVLDIRKIAEQHFEIETDKHNIYDAKSVIIAIGGGIINPKQLDIKDAERYKLTNLHYVVQSLKKFKNKNVLISGAGNSALDWANDLSGYAKSVTLIYRKADIKGYEAMKDVLDKLEVEKLPNTHIHQLIGDSTQTKIEQVILENTETKEQIAKTFDEVIISHGFDHENTLLEESSTQVDMFNEYSIKGFGNTSTSIEGLYACGDIIYHEAKAHLIASAFSDAANAANLAKLYVEPKATPEGYVSSHNDVFKESNKVVMKKYL; encoded by the coding sequence ATGAATGACGTTATAATTATTGGTGGTGGACCAGCAGGGTTGTATGCAAGTTTCTATGCGGGTTTACGAGGTATGAGTGTTAGAATTATTGATATACAAGATAAACTTGGTGGGAAAATGCATGTTTACCCTGAAAAAATTATATGGGACATTGGCGGTTTAGCGCCTAAACCATGTGGCGAAGTAATTAAAGATACGGTTACACAAGGTTTACATTTTAATCCTGAAGTCAATTTGGAAGAACGTGTCTTAGACATTAGAAAAATAGCGGAACAACATTTTGAAATTGAAACGGATAAGCATAATATTTATGACGCCAAATCTGTCATCATTGCAATAGGCGGTGGTATTATTAATCCTAAGCAATTAGATATCAAAGATGCAGAGCGCTATAAACTAACGAATTTACATTATGTAGTACAATCATTGAAAAAGTTTAAAAATAAAAACGTATTGATTTCAGGCGCTGGGAATTCTGCATTAGATTGGGCAAATGATTTAAGTGGTTATGCCAAAAGTGTCACACTTATTTATCGTAAAGCAGATATTAAAGGCTATGAGGCAATGAAAGATGTGTTGGATAAATTAGAAGTTGAAAAATTACCTAACACACATATTCATCAACTTATTGGTGATTCTACACAAACTAAAATTGAACAGGTTATTTTAGAAAATACAGAAACGAAAGAACAAATTGCTAAAACATTTGATGAAGTAATTATTAGTCATGGCTTTGATCATGAAAACACATTACTAGAAGAATCTTCAACACAAGTTGATATGTTTAACGAATATAGTATTAAAGGTTTTGGCAATACATCTACGAGTATTGAAGGGCTGTATGCATGTGGTGATATTATCTATCACGAGGCAAAAGCACATCTTATTGCTAGTGCATTTAGTGATGCAGCTAATGCCGCAAACTTAGCTAAATTATATGTCGAGCCTAAAGCCACACCTGAGGGTTATGTATCTAGTCACAATGATGTGTTTAAAGAATCAAATAAAGTGGTTATGAAAAAATATCTATAA
- a CDS encoding GNAT family N-acetyltransferase: MIEIKHKAPAVSEYRNLRKIAGLSEKSQKAAAKGLTNACFDVSIYDNQLLIGMGRVIGDGGTAFQIIDIAVNPNYQGQGYGKLIMTNIMAYISAEAEQGTYVSLIADYPADQLYAQYGFIKTEPHSAGMYRKY, encoded by the coding sequence ATGATAGAAATAAAGCATAAAGCCCCAGCAGTTTCAGAGTATCGAAATTTACGCAAAATAGCAGGATTGAGTGAGAAATCACAAAAAGCAGCAGCAAAAGGTTTAACTAATGCTTGTTTTGATGTATCAATTTATGATAATCAATTGCTTATTGGCATGGGGAGGGTAATTGGCGATGGTGGGACAGCGTTTCAAATTATTGATATAGCTGTTAATCCTAATTATCAAGGGCAAGGCTATGGCAAGTTGATTATGACAAATATTATGGCGTACATTTCTGCTGAAGCTGAACAAGGCACATATGTCAGTTTAATTGCTGACTATCCAGCAGATCAGCTATATGCACAATACGGTTTTATAAAGACAGAACCGCATTCGGCAGGGATGTATCGAAAATATTAA
- a CDS encoding sugar porter family MFS transporter, with protein MKINKKLIFFLGALGGLLYGYDMGVISGALLFIKDDIPLNSFTEGLVVSSMLVGAIVGSGASGPMSDRLGRRRVVFIIAIIYIVGALILALAPSMQILVLGRLVIGLAVGGSTAIVPVYLSEMAPTEQRGSLSSLNQLMITIGILSSYLINYAFTPIEGWRWMLGLAIVPSIILLIGVAFMPESPRWLLEHRSEKAARDVMKLTFKHNEIDKEIADMKEINKVSDSTWNVLKSAWLRPTLLIGCVFALLQQIIGINAIIYYAPTIFSKAGLGDATSILGTVGIGAVNVLVTIVAINIIDKIDRKRLLIIGNIGMVASLLIMAILIWSMGIQSSAWIIVACLTLFIIFFGFTWGPVLWVMLPELFPMRARGAATGLAALVLSIGSLLVAQFFPLLTEVLPVEQVFLIFAAVGIVALIFVIKYLPETRGRSLEEIEAELRTRTNANEANINETK; from the coding sequence ATGAAAATAAATAAGAAACTCATCTTTTTCCTTGGTGCCTTAGGTGGATTACTCTACGGTTATGACATGGGAGTCATATCTGGTGCTTTATTATTTATAAAAGATGATATTCCTTTAAATAGTTTTACAGAAGGTTTAGTCGTTTCATCTATGCTCGTTGGGGCAATTGTTGGTTCGGGAGCGAGTGGACCAATGTCCGACAGACTTGGACGTAGACGTGTTGTGTTTATCATAGCAATCATTTACATTGTCGGAGCATTAATACTAGCATTAGCACCATCAATGCAAATCTTAGTACTTGGTCGTCTAGTTATTGGGTTAGCCGTTGGTGGTTCTACCGCAATCGTTCCAGTATACTTATCTGAAATGGCACCAACAGAACAACGTGGATCATTAAGTTCATTAAACCAATTAATGATTACAATTGGTATTTTATCATCATATTTAATCAACTACGCTTTCACACCAATTGAAGGCTGGAGATGGATGTTAGGTCTTGCTATTGTACCTTCTATCATCTTGCTTATCGGTGTAGCATTTATGCCTGAAAGTCCAAGATGGTTACTTGAACATCGAAGCGAAAAAGCTGCTCGAGACGTTATGAAATTAACATTTAAACATAATGAAATAGATAAAGAAATTGCTGATATGAAAGAAATCAACAAGGTTTCAGACAGCACTTGGAATGTCTTAAAATCAGCTTGGTTAAGACCTACTCTGTTAATTGGTTGTGTGTTTGCCTTACTGCAACAAATCATAGGTATTAACGCAATCATTTACTATGCACCTACTATTTTTAGTAAAGCTGGATTAGGAGATGCTACTTCTATTTTAGGTACAGTCGGCATCGGTGCAGTGAACGTGTTAGTTACAATTGTCGCTATTAATATTATTGATAAAATTGACCGTAAACGTCTATTAATTATCGGTAATATCGGTATGGTTGCTTCATTATTAATCATGGCTATCTTAATATGGTCAATGGGAATTCAATCATCAGCTTGGATTATTGTTGCTTGTTTAACTCTATTTATTATATTCTTTGGTTTCACTTGGGGACCAGTACTATGGGTTATGTTACCAGAATTATTCCCAATGCGTGCACGTGGTGCAGCAACGGGTCTGGCAGCATTAGTATTGTCAATTGGTAGTTTATTAGTTGCACAATTCTTCCCACTCTTGACTGAAGTATTACCAGTAGAACAAGTATTCTTAATATTCGCAGCTGTTGGTATTGTAGCTTTAATCTTTGTTATTAAATACTTACCAGAAACTCGTGGACGTAGCTTAGAAGAAATTGAAGCGGAATTACGTACTAGAACAAATGCAAACGAAGCAAATATAAATGAAACAAAATAA
- a CDS encoding acryloyl-CoA reductase, giving the protein MTESFKAFVVDEQDGKVTNQFKDITIDDLPEGEVLIKVKYSGINYKDALATVENSKVVNTYPMVPGIDLAGVIEHSDTHAFEPGEEVIVTGYDLGSSHYGGFSEYARVKEEWIVPLPKDLTLEEAMIYGTAGYTAGLAIEKLERNGLSVEKDDVLVRGATGGVGTLAVMMLDSIGFDVVASTGKSDVEEKLKSLGAKEVIPRISETDNKLLGKRTWQGAIDPVGGESLSQIIKQIDYNGSIAVIGMTGGHKFDSSVFPFILRGTSIIGIDSVYTEMKQRKHIWRRLARDLKPDHLHEIKQVIKFSNIEDSIKKVLEHNNSGRIVIDFEA; this is encoded by the coding sequence ATGACTGAATCATTTAAAGCTTTTGTGGTCGACGAACAGGACGGCAAAGTAACAAATCAATTTAAAGATATAACTATAGATGACCTTCCAGAAGGTGAAGTGCTGATTAAGGTTAAGTACTCAGGTATCAATTATAAAGATGCATTAGCAACGGTTGAAAATTCAAAAGTTGTTAATACTTATCCAATGGTTCCAGGTATTGATTTAGCAGGTGTAATAGAACATTCTGATACGCATGCATTCGAACCTGGCGAAGAAGTAATCGTAACAGGTTACGATTTAGGGAGCAGTCATTATGGTGGATTTAGTGAATATGCTCGTGTCAAAGAAGAATGGATCGTGCCATTACCTAAAGATTTAACACTGGAAGAGGCTATGATTTACGGAACAGCTGGTTATACAGCAGGATTAGCAATAGAGAAATTAGAGCGTAACGGACTTTCAGTTGAAAAAGATGACGTACTTGTACGTGGTGCTACAGGTGGTGTTGGAACACTTGCTGTTATGATGTTAGATTCTATTGGCTTTGATGTTGTAGCGAGCACAGGTAAATCAGATGTTGAAGAAAAACTTAAATCACTCGGTGCAAAAGAAGTTATACCTCGTATTAGCGAAACTGATAATAAACTCCTTGGCAAACGTACTTGGCAAGGAGCAATTGATCCTGTAGGTGGCGAAAGCTTATCTCAGATTATCAAACAAATAGATTATAATGGAAGTATCGCAGTAATCGGTATGACTGGTGGTCATAAATTTGATAGTTCAGTATTTCCTTTCATATTAAGAGGTACTAGTATTATAGGTATTGATTCAGTTTATACTGAAATGAAACAACGTAAACATATCTGGCGTCGATTAGCTAGAGACTTAAAACCAGATCATTTACACGAAATTAAACAAGTAATCAAATTTAGCAATATCGAAGATAGTATTAAAAAAGTCCTTGAACATAACAATTCTGGCCGTATCGTAATCGATTTCGAAGCATAG
- a CDS encoding GNAT family N-acetyltransferase: protein MTHCIEHVKQSEVNMLRDLCMTTFRTTFEEGEYSDEDFKHYFNEAYAVEQLKKELLNKNSFTYFYKENNKVIGYFKLNINEAQTEAMGNEYLELQRIYFLPQAQGSGKGKSVFDFAVAKAKDLNKSKLWLGVWEHNTQAYRFYQKQGLAVTGEHQFYTGSIIDTDLIMEKYL, encoded by the coding sequence ATGACCCACTGTATTGAACATGTTAAACAATCTGAAGTTAACATGTTGAGAGATTTGTGTATGACAACGTTTAGAACAACATTTGAGGAGGGAGAATATTCTGATGAAGATTTCAAACATTACTTTAATGAAGCATATGCTGTCGAACAACTAAAAAAAGAGTTACTAAATAAAAATTCATTCACTTACTTTTATAAAGAGAATAATAAAGTTATTGGCTATTTTAAATTGAATATTAATGAGGCTCAAACGGAAGCTATGGGTAATGAATATCTTGAACTACAACGTATTTATTTTTTACCTCAAGCGCAAGGTAGTGGTAAAGGTAAAAGTGTCTTTGATTTTGCAGTGGCTAAAGCAAAAGATCTGAACAAATCAAAACTTTGGTTAGGTGTATGGGAGCATAATACGCAAGCTTATCGATTTTATCAAAAACAAGGGCTTGCAGTGACTGGAGAACATCAATTTTATACAGGTTCTATTATCGATACGGATTTAATTATGGAGAAATATTTATAA